The following are encoded in a window of Nakamurella sp. A5-74 genomic DNA:
- a CDS encoding helix-turn-helix transcriptional regulator — protein sequence MDRAQLADFLRTRREALQPQDVGLPRGSRRRTGGLRREEVAVLADISADYYGRIEQQRGPHPSEQMLASLARGLRLSTAERDHLFRLGGYAVPSRSRRGNHVEAGLLRIVDRLADIPAMVVGSTGETLLQTPPCVALLGDETAHQGLSRCVTHRWWTDPQASRRYPEEDRDGIGRAFTAELRAAHTRDGPDSLAAEVVADLELRSAEFRAVWAEHQVARPHSKHKRIVHPEVGIIEVFCQTLYDVDQDQGLLVFTATPGTESFDKLALLSVIGAQQLR from the coding sequence ATGGACCGAGCCCAACTCGCTGATTTCCTCCGCACCCGCCGTGAGGCGCTGCAACCCCAGGATGTCGGCCTGCCCCGCGGCTCGCGTCGCCGCACCGGTGGCCTGCGCCGCGAGGAGGTGGCCGTTCTGGCCGACATCTCGGCCGACTACTACGGGCGGATCGAGCAACAGCGCGGACCCCACCCGTCCGAGCAGATGCTCGCCTCCCTCGCACGCGGGCTGCGATTGTCGACCGCCGAGCGTGACCACCTGTTCCGGCTCGGCGGGTACGCCGTCCCCAGCCGCTCCCGGCGCGGGAACCACGTCGAGGCCGGACTCCTGCGGATCGTCGACCGCCTCGCCGACATTCCGGCGATGGTCGTCGGCAGTACCGGCGAGACCCTCCTGCAGACGCCGCCGTGCGTTGCACTGCTGGGCGACGAGACGGCACACCAAGGACTTTCACGGTGTGTCACGCATCGCTGGTGGACCGATCCGCAGGCTTCACGCCGCTACCCCGAGGAGGACCGGGACGGTATCGGTCGCGCCTTCACCGCCGAGCTGCGGGCCGCCCACACCCGCGACGGCCCGGACTCGCTGGCCGCGGAGGTCGTTGCCGACCTGGAGCTGCGCAGTGCTGAGTTCCGCGCAGTCTGGGCGGAGCACCAGGTCGCCCGGCCGCACTCGAAGCACAAGCGCATCGTGCATCCCGAGGTCGGCATCATCGAGGTGTTCTGTCAGACCCTCTACGACGTCGACCAGGACCAGGGTCTGCTCGTGTTCACCGCGACCCCGGGCACGGAGAGCTTCGACAAGCTCGCGCTGCTCTCCGTCATCGGGGCGCAGCAACTCCGTTGA
- a CDS encoding thioesterase domain-containing protein yields MTAGTATTWFARPVRTPALAADAVPVLCLPYAGGGASAFRGWAEAFAPQVDIRPVQLPGRESRWAEEPVIDPAALAAAISETVTGDYLIYGHSMGARLGYETVRSLAATGGPLPRRLVIGGSPPPDLRLDGDLKDLSRRSDEEMITRLARLGGMPQEVLDSAELIELLLPAIRADFTWIDDYRWEPGPALPVPVTAVCGRRDGVCLPWTGIGWARHSAPGFRLRTMPGGHFFLHEQFGLLGGLLRAEAADTVAPASAVRPGEVHLVLADLDTIDDRELAGLADQLAPEEHDRAARFVDQRDSRRFTARRGIAREVLSRFGSRYSRAPFPTGVNGKPELHDGPQVSWSHRDGRLLLAVAATPLGVDHETEHSLPDTTQLAASILHPDELIRLADVPEQWRSRELLRAWTAKEAVLKCTGQGLTVEPTSLGLQQQDQHAGIIGADDHRQPAVLQVTSVPAGLRVPAPEVVVVQLRTGPGALATEHMFHDWSADEWAASADERTGERR; encoded by the coding sequence ATGACCGCAGGAACGGCCACCACCTGGTTCGCCCGTCCGGTGCGCACCCCGGCCCTCGCCGCCGATGCTGTTCCGGTGCTCTGCCTGCCCTACGCAGGCGGCGGCGCCAGCGCATTCCGCGGCTGGGCCGAGGCCTTCGCTCCGCAGGTCGACATCCGCCCCGTCCAGCTACCCGGGCGGGAGAGCCGCTGGGCGGAGGAGCCGGTGATCGATCCCGCCGCCCTGGCCGCCGCCATCAGCGAGACCGTCACCGGCGACTACCTCATCTACGGCCATTCGATGGGAGCCCGGCTGGGCTACGAGACCGTACGCTCGCTGGCCGCCACCGGCGGACCGCTGCCGCGACGCCTGGTGATCGGCGGCAGCCCGCCCCCCGACCTGCGCCTGGACGGTGATCTCAAGGACCTGTCCCGCCGCAGCGACGAGGAGATGATCACCCGGCTGGCGCGGCTGGGCGGGATGCCGCAGGAGGTGCTCGACTCAGCGGAGCTGATCGAGTTGCTGCTGCCGGCGATCCGCGCCGACTTCACCTGGATCGACGATTACCGCTGGGAACCCGGCCCTGCGCTGCCGGTCCCGGTCACGGCGGTGTGCGGGCGCCGCGACGGGGTGTGCCTACCGTGGACAGGCATCGGCTGGGCACGTCACAGCGCGCCCGGGTTCCGGCTCAGGACCATGCCGGGAGGCCACTTCTTCCTGCACGAGCAGTTCGGGCTGCTCGGGGGTCTGCTGCGCGCCGAGGCAGCCGACACCGTCGCACCCGCGAGCGCCGTCCGACCCGGAGAGGTGCACCTGGTACTCGCCGATCTGGACACGATCGACGACCGGGAGCTGGCCGGTCTCGCCGATCAGCTCGCCCCCGAGGAACACGACCGAGCGGCGCGATTCGTCGACCAACGGGACTCCCGCCGGTTCACCGCACGACGCGGCATCGCCCGCGAGGTGTTGTCCCGCTTCGGATCCCGGTATTCACGGGCGCCCTTCCCGACCGGCGTCAACGGCAAGCCGGAGCTTCACGATGGGCCGCAGGTGAGCTGGAGTCACCGCGACGGTCGGCTGCTGCTCGCCGTGGCGGCCACGCCACTGGGCGTCGACCACGAGACCGAGCACTCGCTGCCGGACACGACGCAGCTGGCCGCGTCGATCCTGCACCCCGATGAGTTGATCAGGTTGGCCGACGTCCCCGAGCAGTGGCGCAGCCGCGAGCTGCTGCGCGCCTGGACCGCCAAGGAGGCCGTGCTGAAGTGCACCGGTCAAGGACTGACCGTCGAGCCCACCTCGTTGGGCCTGCAACAACAGGACCAGCACGCCGGCATCATCGGCGCCGACGACCATCGACAGCCGGCCGTCCTGCAGGTCACGAGTGTCCCTGCAGGACTGCGGGTTCCGGCTCCTGAGGTGGTCGTGGTGCAGCTCCGGACGGGTCCTGGCGCACTGGCGACCGAGCACATGTTCCACGACTGGTCTGCCGACGAGTGGGCCGCGTCAGCCGACGAACGAACAGGAGAACGCCGATGA
- a CDS encoding SDR family oxidoreductase, whose product MPTQTHDFHRIALVTGGNRGLGRSSVLALAASGTDVVLTYRSGEQQATGVIAEVVALGREAVALQLDTTEPDTFAEFAATLHETVRTRWGRDNIDVLVNNAGFARLTPLGGTEAATVADLVAVHFTGVVLLTQELAPLLADGGRIINTSTGLARFTGDFGYSVYASVKGAVEVYTRYLAKELGPRRITVNTIAPGATGTDFGGGSLRDDRTVREHIGAVTAMGHVGVPDDIGTAVAALASPAMGWVTGQRVEASGGMNL is encoded by the coding sequence ATGCCCACACAGACACATGACTTCCACCGGATCGCTCTCGTCACAGGCGGCAACCGCGGCCTCGGTCGCAGCTCGGTACTCGCCCTCGCCGCGAGTGGCACGGACGTCGTACTCACCTACCGTTCGGGCGAGCAGCAGGCCACCGGCGTCATCGCTGAAGTGGTCGCACTCGGCCGTGAAGCCGTTGCACTGCAACTCGACACGACGGAACCCGACACCTTTGCCGAGTTCGCCGCGACCCTCCACGAGACCGTGCGCACCAGGTGGGGGCGCGACAACATCGACGTTCTAGTCAACAACGCGGGCTTCGCCCGGCTGACCCCACTGGGCGGCACTGAGGCCGCGACGGTCGCAGATCTCGTCGCAGTCCACTTCACCGGTGTCGTGCTGCTCACCCAGGAGCTCGCGCCGCTACTCGCCGACGGCGGCCGGATCATCAACACCTCCACCGGCCTGGCCCGTTTCACCGGCGACTTCGGCTACTCCGTCTATGCCTCGGTGAAAGGTGCCGTCGAGGTGTACACCCGTTACCTCGCGAAGGAACTCGGTCCGCGTCGGATCACCGTCAACACCATCGCACCGGGCGCCACCGGCACCGATTTCGGCGGTGGTTCGTTGCGCGACGACCGGACCGTCCGGGAACACATCGGCGCCGTCACCGCGATGGGTCACGTGGGCGTGCCCGACGACATCGGAACCGCGGTGGCCGCACTCGCCTCACCCGCCATGGGTTGGGTGACCGGCCAACGGGTCGAGGCCTCCGGCGGCATGAACCTCTGA
- a CDS encoding M20/M25/M40 family metallo-hydrolase, whose amino-acid sequence MPIALQSDGAELVAEVDRGRLMAHIETIAVGPRANVENHAAALAAANHADRAFTEAGLRPSRTDVSAVGVTLPVVWVEIPGSGCPAPAATPTYVLTAHYDTVPGSPGADDDASGVAAVLEIARILAGRPLRASVVLAVVPFEELGEQYPGAAALAELLVQDPGRSVQGMVSAEMLGYATQQRDSQGLPGDYLNLLAYEGSDELVADFRSAAAQWVPHFEVQAATFPADTAFINRSDNAAFQERGVPSAFASDGADFRTPYYHSEQDVPADISQEFLVDSARVLLAWLVLSAMREPTC is encoded by the coding sequence GTGCCGATCGCGCTGCAGTCCGACGGGGCGGAGCTGGTCGCCGAGGTGGATCGCGGACGGTTGATGGCACACATCGAGACCATTGCTGTCGGACCCAGGGCGAACGTGGAGAACCATGCAGCGGCACTGGCAGCGGCGAACCATGCCGACCGGGCGTTCACCGAGGCCGGTCTGCGGCCGAGTCGCACCGACGTGTCCGCTGTCGGGGTGACCCTGCCGGTCGTCTGGGTCGAGATCCCCGGGTCGGGCTGCCCCGCACCGGCCGCCACCCCCACTTATGTTCTGACGGCCCACTACGACACCGTGCCCGGAAGTCCCGGCGCCGACGACGACGCCAGCGGGGTCGCCGCGGTCCTGGAGATCGCCCGGATCCTGGCGGGCCGTCCGCTGCGTGCGTCAGTGGTGCTCGCCGTGGTCCCGTTCGAGGAGCTGGGCGAGCAGTATCCGGGCGCCGCTGCCCTGGCCGAGCTGTTGGTGCAGGATCCGGGCCGCTCGGTGCAGGGGATGGTCAGCGCCGAGATGCTCGGCTATGCCACCCAACAGCGCGACAGTCAGGGCCTGCCGGGCGATTACCTGAACCTGTTGGCCTACGAAGGATCCGACGAGCTGGTGGCGGACTTCAGGTCAGCGGCCGCGCAGTGGGTCCCACACTTCGAGGTGCAGGCAGCGACGTTTCCGGCGGACACTGCGTTCATCAACCGTTCCGACAACGCGGCGTTCCAGGAACGGGGCGTTCCGTCGGCCTTCGCGAGCGACGGAGCGGATTTCCGGACGCCGTACTACCACTCGGAGCAGGACGTCCCGGCGGACATCTCGCAGGAGTTCCTCGTCGACTCCGCGCGCGTCCTGTTGGCCTGGCTCGTGCTGAGCGCGATGCGCGAGCCGACCTGCTGA
- a CDS encoding beta-ketoacyl synthase N-terminal-like domain-containing protein, producing MTALQHLLDEERPERPSSDVDAPEISATDIAVIGMAGRYPGSPDLDSLWDNVIARRDVIRDLDDAALRALAVPVSLLSRSDLVRAGGQLEDVDCFDADQFGIDLAELALMDPQHRIFLEIVESALQNAGLGVRDPAVVVGVFAAAGPNRHHLEELLPLLRLIDASWDTLLPTGIGADHMVSRVAYKLGLDGPAMAVAATCAGSLAAVCTAATALIDLQCDVAVAGGVHLTSPRYLRRGPGTTSADGRCRALSADADGAGMSSGAGVVVLKRHQDAVDDGDPVLAVIRGYAMTNDGAARAGFAAPGIAGQQAAVDQAQAAAQVGPGEIGAVFCHALGTPLGDAIEVGALRRVWASADRPARTALVAPKTHLGNLDVASGIAALQLAILAARAGTVPGNLHFSTPGALLELDGSGLTAQAGDAAWPSDLRRLAGVSSFGVGGTNVHLVIEASALPTDEEWAAAVLDEPVPLLLSTRTAADLRLFAGRLAEHLERHRPALTAVSRTLLTGRRVHACTHVVWSRSVDEAVAQLRAVANDPAPALDHTLPTMPAQSAGPQRVPLPAHPYRRIRIPGPTSVLQPLIDAGGAA from the coding sequence ATGACCGCGCTGCAGCACCTTCTCGACGAGGAGCGGCCGGAGCGTCCTTCCTCAGATGTCGACGCTCCCGAGATCAGTGCCACGGACATCGCCGTGATCGGGATGGCCGGCCGCTATCCGGGATCGCCTGATCTGGACAGCCTGTGGGACAACGTGATCGCCCGCCGCGACGTGATCCGCGACCTCGACGACGCCGCGTTGCGGGCACTGGCAGTTCCGGTGAGCCTGCTGTCCAGGAGCGACCTGGTGCGCGCAGGGGGGCAACTGGAGGACGTCGACTGCTTCGATGCCGACCAGTTCGGGATCGATCTCGCCGAGCTGGCGCTGATGGATCCGCAGCACCGGATCTTCCTCGAGATCGTCGAGAGCGCACTGCAGAACGCCGGCCTCGGAGTCCGGGACCCGGCGGTCGTCGTCGGCGTGTTCGCCGCCGCCGGCCCGAACCGACACCACCTCGAGGAGTTGCTGCCGCTGCTGCGGCTCATCGATGCCAGCTGGGACACGTTGCTGCCCACCGGGATCGGCGCGGACCACATGGTCAGTCGGGTGGCGTACAAGCTCGGGCTCGACGGTCCGGCGATGGCAGTGGCGGCCACCTGTGCGGGTTCGCTGGCCGCGGTATGCACGGCGGCGACCGCGCTGATCGATCTGCAGTGCGACGTCGCCGTCGCCGGCGGCGTACATCTCACCAGTCCCCGCTACCTGCGACGCGGGCCGGGAACCACCTCCGCCGACGGACGCTGCCGCGCCCTGTCGGCGGACGCCGACGGGGCCGGGATGTCCAGCGGCGCCGGTGTGGTGGTGCTCAAGCGCCACCAGGACGCGGTGGACGACGGCGACCCGGTGCTGGCCGTCATCCGTGGCTACGCCATGACCAATGACGGTGCGGCGAGGGCGGGTTTCGCCGCCCCGGGGATCGCCGGTCAGCAGGCAGCCGTCGACCAGGCACAGGCCGCGGCCCAGGTCGGGCCCGGTGAGATCGGTGCGGTCTTCTGCCATGCCCTCGGTACGCCACTCGGAGATGCGATCGAAGTGGGCGCACTCCGGCGGGTCTGGGCGTCCGCCGACCGTCCGGCGCGGACCGCACTGGTGGCCCCCAAGACGCACCTGGGCAACCTGGATGTGGCGTCGGGAATTGCAGCGCTGCAGCTCGCGATCCTGGCCGCAAGGGCCGGAACCGTTCCCGGGAACCTTCATTTCAGCACCCCGGGCGCGCTGCTGGAGCTGGACGGCAGCGGGCTGACCGCGCAGGCCGGTGACGCCGCCTGGCCATCGGACCTCCGCCGGCTGGCGGGAGTCAGCTCCTTCGGAGTGGGCGGGACGAACGTCCATCTGGTGATCGAGGCCTCGGCGCTGCCGACGGACGAGGAGTGGGCGGCGGCGGTCCTCGACGAGCCGGTTCCGCTGTTGCTCAGCACCAGGACCGCCGCCGACCTGCGACTGTTCGCCGGCCGGCTCGCGGAGCACCTGGAGCGCCACCGACCCGCTCTGACTGCTGTGTCCCGCACCCTGCTCACCGGCCGTCGGGTCCACGCGTGCACCCATGTCGTGTGGTCCCGGTCGGTCGACGAAGCAGTGGCGCAGCTGCGGGCCGTGGCGAACGACCCGGCGCCGGCGCTCGATCACACACTCCCGACGATGCCCGCGCAATCCGCAGGGCCACAACGGGTACCGCTTCCCGCGCACCCATATCGACGCATCCGGATCCCCGGTCCGACCTCGGTCCTGCAGCCACTGATCGACGCCGGCGGTGCGGCATGA
- a CDS encoding non-ribosomal peptide synthetase produces MSPDASRLPEEHRPLVGCESTAHPCTVISRWSALVDADRDAPAVVSDSGTLTRGRLDEQAAGLARILQLEVPVPPDTAQQRVVAVLAPHGEASVIAILSVLRAGFSYLVLDPRWPSARIDSCCRAARPLAVLVTAVTADKVRSAAVPLVIDIDAHAGTRPDEPTDAGSADAAPTSTDPDAVAYLLFTSGSTGIPKAVQQSHRGVLVCADNQRTALQLRPSDVLTLLTPFCYDMAAVDLWSALLNGAAVAPYDLATRGLTGLDGFLIRHGVTVFHCAPTVLRTLGLLGDRVDGSVHTVLLGGEAAVRRDVEVARTLFGSAVTIASGYGSTEASFSTMFVTHGVREPRSTVEPAGGPGSPLPMGQPLPGFTVEVDATGEILVTGRGVALGYLPDSAAPASEEARFGDAPGGRRTFRTGDLGERIDGLLYHRGRLDRQIKVRGIRIDPAEVEAILLDVPGVTGALVGPADAGTGSITGAEHQALVAQLTVGAAVVLSTAELHRRLSAQLPAAMVPSRFDIVERLDVTDTGKRVRPQTIDAVDPTPADRSADTLLDRVRRTVADVLGIEATSIDPRLPLLESGAHSLDLVRIHAALSSWGEIQLVELFGLGSVTAIAGHLDRPSGTLGPDASVAAGSAGATPPATRAATRPAAPRAGRRAARVPPRGGR; encoded by the coding sequence ATGTCGCCGGACGCTTCACGCCTGCCCGAGGAGCACCGACCACTGGTCGGCTGCGAGTCGACGGCGCACCCCTGCACGGTGATCAGCCGGTGGTCGGCGCTGGTCGACGCCGACCGCGACGCCCCGGCGGTCGTCTCCGACAGCGGCACCCTCACCCGTGGGCGGCTCGACGAGCAGGCGGCCGGACTGGCTCGGATCCTCCAGCTCGAGGTGCCGGTCCCACCGGACACTGCGCAGCAGCGCGTGGTCGCGGTGTTGGCCCCGCACGGCGAGGCGAGCGTCATCGCCATCCTCTCGGTCCTGCGGGCCGGATTCAGCTACCTGGTGCTGGATCCTCGATGGCCGAGTGCACGCATCGACTCCTGCTGCCGCGCTGCCCGCCCGCTCGCGGTGCTGGTCACCGCGGTGACGGCCGACAAGGTGCGGTCGGCAGCGGTGCCGCTGGTGATCGACATCGACGCCCACGCCGGCACCCGCCCGGACGAGCCCACCGACGCAGGCAGCGCGGATGCCGCCCCCACCTCGACGGACCCGGACGCAGTCGCCTACCTGTTGTTCACCTCGGGATCGACCGGGATCCCGAAGGCCGTGCAGCAGTCGCATCGCGGGGTGCTCGTCTGCGCCGACAACCAGCGGACGGCGCTGCAGCTGCGACCGAGCGACGTGCTCACCCTGCTCACACCGTTCTGCTACGACATGGCAGCCGTCGACCTGTGGTCGGCGCTGCTCAACGGGGCCGCCGTCGCTCCCTACGATCTGGCCACCCGGGGCCTGACCGGACTCGACGGCTTCCTCATCCGACACGGGGTGACGGTGTTCCACTGTGCCCCGACCGTGTTGCGGACGCTCGGTCTGCTCGGTGACCGGGTCGACGGCTCGGTGCACACCGTGCTGTTGGGCGGTGAAGCTGCCGTCCGCCGCGACGTCGAGGTGGCCCGCACACTCTTCGGCTCCGCTGTGACGATCGCCAGCGGATACGGATCCACCGAGGCGTCGTTCAGCACGATGTTCGTCACGCACGGGGTCCGGGAACCCCGCAGCACCGTCGAGCCGGCCGGCGGCCCGGGTTCGCCGTTGCCGATGGGACAGCCGTTGCCCGGCTTCACCGTCGAGGTGGACGCAACGGGGGAGATCCTGGTGACGGGTCGCGGCGTCGCTCTCGGCTACCTCCCGGACAGCGCCGCACCCGCGAGCGAGGAGGCCCGCTTCGGCGATGCCCCGGGTGGGCGACGCACCTTCCGCACCGGGGATCTCGGCGAGCGGATCGACGGCCTGCTGTATCACCGCGGACGGCTGGACCGTCAGATCAAGGTGCGGGGTATCCGCATCGACCCGGCCGAGGTGGAGGCGATCCTGCTGGACGTTCCCGGCGTGACCGGAGCGCTCGTCGGACCGGCAGATGCCGGTACCGGGTCGATCACGGGCGCCGAGCACCAGGCCCTCGTCGCCCAACTGACCGTCGGAGCCGCCGTGGTGCTCTCCACCGCCGAGCTGCACCGTCGGCTGTCCGCCCAGCTGCCCGCCGCGATGGTGCCCAGCCGGTTCGACATCGTCGAACGGCTGGACGTGACCGACACCGGCAAGCGGGTACGGCCGCAGACCATCGATGCGGTCGACCCGACCCCGGCCGATCGGTCGGCGGATACCCTCCTGGATCGAGTGCGCCGCACGGTGGCCGACGTGCTCGGCATCGAGGCGACGAGTATCGATCCGCGGTTGCCGCTGTTGGAGTCCGGGGCCCACTCCCTGGACCTGGTCCGAATCCACGCCGCCCTCAGCAGTTGGGGGGAGATCCAGCTGGTGGAGCTGTTCGGTCTCGGCTCGGTGACGGCCATCGCCGGACATCTCGACCGGCCCAGCGGAACCCTGGGCCCGGATGCGAGCGTGGCTGCCGGTTCCGCCGGCGCCACACCACCGGCCACGCGCGCGGCGACACGCCCGGCCGCTCCGCGCGCCGGACGTCGTGCCGCGCGGGTACCACCCAGGGGCGGCCGATGA
- a CDS encoding GAF and ANTAR domain-containing protein, whose amino-acid sequence MSVELGRDRLTDTLLSRAREVRVDDVEGSLAAATTAIVEMGVADSVSITERIGKHEFRTRAATDERAKAADRLQYELGEGPCVEAAYDDDGVIRSNDVVSGSRWPRWGPAVAGEGVRAVISIQLYHHDQTMGALNLFFGDRQDFTTEDVEVARLAAVPISIELAHGRQDENLWKAITARHRIGLAQGILMERFKVAEPQAFGVLRRVSQQTNTKLQLVAERLIREGELPMAADGAELDE is encoded by the coding sequence GTGTCGGTGGAGCTGGGCCGGGACAGGTTGACGGACACATTGCTCAGTCGTGCTCGCGAGGTCCGAGTGGACGATGTGGAGGGGTCGTTGGCGGCGGCCACGACCGCGATCGTGGAGATGGGTGTGGCCGACTCCGTGAGCATCACCGAGCGCATCGGGAAGCACGAATTCCGCACCCGGGCCGCCACCGACGAGCGGGCGAAAGCGGCAGACCGACTGCAGTACGAGCTCGGTGAGGGACCTTGCGTGGAGGCCGCCTACGACGATGACGGGGTGATTCGCTCCAACGATGTCGTCAGTGGGTCGCGTTGGCCGCGGTGGGGTCCGGCAGTCGCGGGCGAGGGCGTCCGGGCAGTCATCAGCATCCAGCTCTACCACCACGATCAGACCATGGGTGCGCTGAACCTCTTCTTCGGCGACCGGCAGGACTTCACGACCGAGGATGTGGAGGTTGCGCGGTTGGCGGCGGTCCCGATCTCCATCGAACTGGCCCACGGTCGGCAGGACGAGAACCTGTGGAAGGCGATCACTGCGCGGCATCGGATCGGTCTGGCGCAGGGCATCCTGATGGAGAGGTTCAAGGTGGCCGAGCCCCAGGCGTTCGGCGTGCTCCGCAGGGTGTCGCAGCAGACCAACACCAAGCTGCAGTTGGTCGCGGAACGTCTGATCCGCGAAGGGGAATTGCCGATGGCGGCCGACGGGGCGGAGCTGGACGAGTAG
- a CDS encoding phosphoenolpyruvate carboxykinase (GTP), translated as MTALADRPTVRHQDRSTTATGSSSAAQRSDVGYDPDLLAWVREVAELTEPTRISFVDGSDAEWTRITDALVEAGTFTRLEKKPNSFHVVSSPSDVARVEDRTFICSVKEKDAGPTNNWMAPAEMKATMTELYRGSMRGRTMYVVPFCMGPYDAPAPMLGVEITDSEYVVASMRVMTRTGTRALELINNGARWIKALHSVGAPLEPGQQDVAWPCNDTKYISHFPEERTIWSFGSGYGGNALLGKKCYSLRIASAMARDEGWLAEHMLILKLTSPQDQVHYIAAAFPSACGKTNLAMLEPTVAGWKVETLGDDIAWMTFGADGRLYAVNPEYGLFGVAPGTGWKTNPNAMRAIEQGNSVFTNVALTDDGDVWWEGMTDEPPAHLTDWQGRDWTPDSETPAAHPNSRFCTPITQVPIIADEYFRPTGVPISAIFFGGRRETTVPLVTEARDWLSGVFLGATLSSETTAAATGQVGVVRRDPMAMLPFIGYDAGDYLNHWLTIGASTDASKLPKVFYVNWFRRDADGGFLWPGFGENSRVLKWAIERLEGTADAVETPIGNIPTPESLDLDGLGMSPEQITAALAVSREEWRAEVPLIQEWFAKLGDTVPSALHEELAGLQQRLGMLGTDS; from the coding sequence ATGACGGCATTGGCAGACCGGCCCACCGTGCGCCACCAGGATCGATCGACCACCGCGACCGGATCGTCGTCGGCGGCCCAGCGATCCGACGTCGGCTATGACCCGGATCTGCTCGCCTGGGTCAGGGAGGTCGCCGAGCTCACCGAACCGACCAGGATCTCGTTCGTCGACGGCAGCGACGCGGAATGGACGCGGATCACCGACGCCCTGGTGGAGGCCGGCACGTTCACCCGCCTGGAGAAGAAGCCGAATTCCTTCCACGTGGTCTCGAGCCCGTCGGACGTCGCCAGGGTGGAGGACCGCACCTTCATCTGCTCGGTGAAGGAGAAGGACGCCGGCCCGACCAACAACTGGATGGCTCCTGCCGAGATGAAGGCAACCATGACGGAGCTGTACCGCGGCAGCATGCGCGGCCGCACGATGTACGTGGTCCCGTTCTGCATGGGGCCCTACGATGCCCCGGCGCCGATGCTGGGCGTCGAGATCACCGACTCGGAGTACGTCGTCGCCTCGATGCGGGTGATGACCCGAACGGGCACCCGAGCGCTCGAGTTGATCAACAACGGTGCTCGCTGGATCAAGGCACTGCACTCGGTCGGTGCCCCGCTCGAGCCGGGTCAGCAGGACGTGGCCTGGCCGTGCAACGACACCAAGTACATCTCGCACTTCCCCGAGGAACGGACGATCTGGTCGTTCGGCTCGGGCTACGGCGGAAATGCGTTGCTGGGCAAGAAGTGTTACTCGCTGCGGATCGCCTCGGCGATGGCGCGCGACGAGGGTTGGCTGGCCGAGCACATGCTCATCCTCAAGCTGACCTCACCGCAGGACCAGGTGCACTACATCGCCGCGGCCTTCCCCAGCGCCTGCGGCAAGACCAACCTCGCGATGCTCGAACCGACGGTCGCCGGCTGGAAGGTGGAGACGTTGGGGGACGACATCGCCTGGATGACCTTCGGCGCCGACGGCCGGCTGTACGCGGTCAACCCGGAGTACGGCCTGTTCGGGGTCGCACCGGGCACCGGCTGGAAGACCAACCCCAACGCGATGCGCGCCATCGAGCAGGGCAACTCGGTGTTCACCAATGTGGCCCTGACCGACGACGGCGACGTGTGGTGGGAGGGGATGACGGACGAGCCACCCGCCCACCTGACGGACTGGCAGGGTCGTGACTGGACGCCGGACAGCGAAACCCCTGCAGCCCATCCGAACTCACGATTCTGCACACCGATCACCCAGGTGCCGATCATCGCCGACGAGTACTTCCGGCCGACCGGGGTGCCCATCTCGGCGATCTTCTTCGGTGGTCGGCGGGAGACCACGGTCCCGTTGGTGACGGAGGCCCGCGATTGGCTGAGCGGCGTGTTCCTGGGCGCGACCCTGTCCAGCGAGACCACGGCCGCTGCAACGGGTCAGGTCGGTGTCGTGCGCCGCGACCCGATGGCGATGCTGCCCTTCATCGGGTACGACGCCGGCGACTACCTGAACCACTGGCTCACGATCGGCGCCAGCACCGACGCCTCGAAGTTGCCGAAGGTGTTCTATGTCAACTGGTTCCGACGCGACGCAGACGGCGGATTCCTGTGGCCGGGATTCGGTGAGAACTCACGGGTCCTGAAGTGGGCGATCGAACGGCTCGAGGGCACGGCCGACGCGGTGGAGACCCCGATCGGGAACATCCCGACACCGGAGTCGCTCGACCTGGACGGGCTGGGGATGTCCCCGGAGCAGATCACCGCGGCGCTGGCTGTCTCTCGCGAGGAATGGCGTGCCGAGGTGCCCCTGATCCAGGAGTGGTTCGCCAAGCTGGGCGACACGGTGCCATCGGCGCTGCACGAGGAGTTGGCAGGCTTGCAGCAGCGGCTGGGAATGCTCGGCACCGACAGCTGA